TGGGCGCTTGGCCGGGCAGGATAGAGAGGTTGGGTAGGGCAGTGGACCGGGTGGGCCGGCGCCCGACCTGTCATCTCCTCACGTGTTCTGACCTGCAGCTTTGCGCCTATGATGTTAGCGGCAACAAATTGCCTTGCGTCGAGTGGGGGCCACCTGCGTACACTCGACCAACGACATTGAGTTTTGGGTGAGGAGCCGTGACAACACCAGCAGATAGCGCTGCACCCGTGGCAAAGCTTCCAACAAGTGAGCGCCAGCGGGCTGTACTTCGTGCCGCCCAACTTTACTTTCTCGATGGCCTTACCCAAGCAGCTGTTGCGGAGAGAATGGGGTGCACTCGTTGGACCGTGGGACGCCTCCTCAAAGAAGGTGAGGACTCCGGAGTTGTCGACATTCGTATTCGTCATGCACAGGCCCGGGTCCGTTCACTCGAGATTGAACTGGAATCACGTTTCGGCCTGGCTGACGTTCAGGTTGTTGGCACCCAGGAGACCACCGGACAAACCCTGGCACTGGTTGCCCAAACTGCTGCTGATTATCTTGCTGACATTCGCCCTCGTCCGACGGCGGTAGCCCTCGCATGGGGTCGAACAACTTCGGCGGTGGCACGCGCCGCAGCACCACGATGGTCCCCAGGTACCCGCGTCGTTCAAGCAAATGCTGCACCCGGAGGGGTTGATGAGCTGCTTGGTTCTGGAGCTACCCGACTCCTGGCCCGCAAAGCCCCCGGCACAGTCTCCCTATTTGACGAGGTTTTGGAGAATTCGTTGCGGGGAGCGAGTAGCGATATCTCACCCGCAGCACGACGCGTTGTGGACGAGGCTGAGAGTGCTGACGTCGTCATCTTCTCACCCGGATCTATTCCTTCATCATCGATTATCGTCAAGTCGGGGTTCCTGTCCCACGTGGAGCTTAAGGAACTGTGGGAGCTTGGCGCGAGGGCGAACGTCCTCGGCAGGTTGGTTGATGCGGAGGCTCAGCCGGTGTCAGACAGGCTTGAGGAGCGCATTCCCGCAATGTCGCTGCGATCACTAGCGCAGGCGCAGTGGTCCATAGCCGTTTGCACGGGTCCAGACAAAGTTACTCCGCTGGCAGCTACGCTGAAAGGCCGTTTAGCAACCGTGCTGATCACTGATTCGCAGACCGCGACGGCCCTCCTCGACTAACTGTCTTCCACTGCAAACCTTGGCGCCGCCCGCACTTGTTTGGGCAGTAGGGTAGGGACGTTCCATTGTTCGGGAGCCACGCAAGTATCGAGGGGAAGTATCGTTTTGTCTTCTAGTCTCTACCAGCCGCTGTCAATCGTAGATCCAGAGATCCATGCCGTCGTCGAGGGCGAACTAGGGCGCCAACGCGGAACCCTTGAGATGATCGCATCAGAGAACTTTGTGCCGTATGCAGTCTTGGAAGCGCAGGGCTCCGTTCTGACGAACAAGTACGCGGAAGGCTACCCAGGACGCCGTTACTATGGCGGTTGCGAATGGGTAGACATTGCCGAAGAACTGGCGATTAGTCGAGCCAAAGAGCTGTTTGGTGCCGATCATGTCAATGTTCAACCCCACGCTGGAGCCCAAGCCAACGCTGCTGCCATTCAGGCTCTTGCAGCACCCGGCGATCGTTTGCTCGGCCTCGAACTGGCACACGGTGGTCACCTCACGCATGGAATGAAGATCAACTTCTCAGGGCGTTTCTACGAGTCGCACTCATACGGCGTTGACCCCATCACCTATCTGATCGACATGGACGTGGTACGTGACCGCGCTCTTGAGGTCCGTCCTAGCGTCCTTATTGCCGGATGGTCTGCCTATCCGAGGCAGCTGGACTTTGAAGCGTTCCGCTCAATTGCGGACGAGGTCGGGGCAGCACTAATGGTGGATATGGCACATTTTGCCGGCCTAGTCGCTGCGGGGCTGCATCCAAACCCCCTGCCGTACGCCGACCTCGTCACCACCACTGTGCATAAGACACTGGGAGGACCTCGGTCAGGAATGATCCTCACTTCACGGGGTGAGCAGTGGGGGCGGAAGATCGACTCGGCTGTGTTCCCGGGACAGCAGGGTGGTCCGCTGATGCAGGCTGTTGCGGCGAAGGCCGTCGCAATGAAGATCGCGGCCTCGGAGGAGTTCCGTGAGAGGCAGACCCGTACCCTTGCGGGCGCCAAGATCCTTGCTGACCGCCTGCTACAAGATGATGTGACTGCGGAGGGGATCTCGGTTCTCACAGGCGGCACGGATGTTCACCTGGTGCTGGTTGACCTGCAGGCCAGTCCCCTGAGTGGTGCGGATGGGGAAGATTTGCTTCACCGCGTCGGCGTGACGATTAACCGCAATGCTGTTCCGTTCGATCCTCGCCCGCCCAGGGTCACATCGGGCTTGCGGATCGGCACCCCCGCCTTGGCTACCCGCGGATTCCAAGTGGGAGACTTTGTGGAGGTTTCCGACATCGTTGCCACCGCGCTTCGTCAGGGTGCTCGCGGAGAGGTCGACGAGGCCGGACTGCGTGACCGAGTTGCAGCTCTCGCTTCAACGCACCCGCTCTATGAAGACATCGCTGATCTCAAGGTCATGGCATGAGGTTTCCTTGGCTGACAGGTTCCGCAGGCGAAGGGGGAGATGTTGCCTTACCGCTTGACGGGTCGTCGCTCGCTGCAAGGAAGAAGCAACAGCTCCGAGATCGAGTGGCGATCCTCAAGTCCAAGGGCGTGACGCCCGGGCTGGGGACGATCCTGGTTGGGGAAGACCCGGCCTCGCACATCTATGTTGGCGCGAAGCACCGCGACTGTGAAGAGGTGGGGATCCGCTCTATCGACGTCCGCCTCCCGGCAGATGCAACGCAGGCAGATGTGGAGGCTGCGGTTCGCAGACTGAACGCAGATCCATCCTGTACCGCCTTCATCGTGCAGCTCCCTTTGCCGGATCACATTGACGAGTCGGCGATCTTGCACCTCATGGACCCCGCGAAGGATGCGGATGGCCTCCACCCGTACAACCTGGGTCTCCTGGTTGAAGATATTGCGGGGACTTCACAGGCCCCTCAACCATGTACGCCCAGAGGCGTTGTGGAACTCCTCCGTGACAATGGAGTGGAACTGCGCGGGGCGCGAGTCTGCGTTGTTGGGCGTGGTCTGACGACGGGTCGCCCTCTAGGTTTGATGCTGGGACAGCGTAGCGTTGGTGCCACTGCGGTTCTTTGCCACACCGGAACCCGTGACCTCCGGGCTGAGATGCGAGCAGCTGATGTCATTATCGCCGCGGCAGGGGTTCCCGACCTGGTCACTGCCGAGGACGTGAAGCCAGGTGCTGCAGTTGTTGACGTGGGGGTATCAAGGCGGGACGGGAAGATTGCCGGGGATGTGGCAGACGGTGTTCAGTTCGTTGCGGGCTGGCTGTCACCCAATCCGGGTGGAGTCGGACCGATGACGCGCGTCATGCTTCTTGAGAATGTGGTCCACCAGGCGGAGCTGCAAGCATAGAGCAGAACGTTAGTGGGCCAGATCCTCGTGTGAGGCGTGCAGGTCTGAGTCGATCTGAAGCGTGACGTGGTTCAGATCGACATCAAACCCGGACTTGAGTGCTTCCTGCAGGTCGTGGAGTACTTCTACTGTTTGACCAGATGACACGCACTCTTCGGAGACGATGACGTGTGCAGTGAGGATGTTCAGTCCTGTGCCGATGCTGGAGACGTGGAGGTCGTGAACCTGGCGCACAGCCGGATTCTCACAGATCCTCTTGCGGACCTCGTTGAGGTCAAGCCCGCTTGGTGTTTTTTCCAGGAGGATGTCGACTGACTGTCGCAGGATAGCCACGGCGCGCGCCGCAATCATGATGGCTATTAGAAGGGAAGCCAGAGAATCGGCGTAAGGCCACCCTGTCCACATCAGTACCAGGGCAGCTACGATGACAGCCACGGAACCCAGGGCATCCGCGCTCACCTCAAGGAAAGCTGCCTTCATGTTAAGGGAAGCTCCGCGTCCTCCAAAAAGGATCGACATGGAGATCACGTTGGCCACCAGCCCGATGACACCAACTAGGAGCATGGGCCCGGCCTCGACGGCCGTGGGGTTCATAAAGCGTCCGACCGCTTCCCACCCAATGAACCCGCAGAGAACAATGAGAAGACCAGCCTGGAGGCCAGCCGCCAGTATCTCTAGCCGCGCAAACCCCCAGGTCCACTTGTCTGTTCGAGGGCGGGTCATCAGGTGAGCTGCGAAGAGCGCAACAACGAGGCCGATTGAATCGGTTGCCATGTGGCCGGCATCAGCGAGGAGCGCTAGGGAGCCGCTCCAGATGGCTCCGACTATCTCGACAAAGAGAATGGATGCTGTGACACCTAGGGCCCAAGCAAGGCGCTTCCGTGACATGGTGGCGGTTGCGTGGGTGTGAGAGTGACCATGGCTTGGGGCCGGCAGATCTCCCGGGGTGTTGCTCATAGTGATTCAAGCTATCCCATATTTGGTTCCTGGGCTACCTGCACCACCTGGCATACTGGGGCGGTGACTTCTACCAGTTTTTCTGTAGCCTCTGTAAACGTCAACGGCATTCGCGCCGCATACCGGAAAGGGATGGGGCAGTGGATTGAAGAAGCACAACCCGATGTGCTCCTGCTCCAGGAAGTGCGTGCCGAGGAGAAAATCGCGGCTGATCTTCTTGGCGACCAGTTTGATACTTTCATTGCGCCCTCACTGATCAAGGGACGCGCGGGAGTGGGGGTTGCCGTTGCCAAAGACTCCACCAAGATTGGGCTGGCTCCCGGCGCACAGCACACCATTGGTCTGGCACAGCAAGAAGAGCTGGTTGATTCAGGTCGTTGGATAGAGGTCGACCTTGTGACCGCGAGCGGGCTTCCGCTGCGAATGGTGTCCGCATACTTCCATTCGGGCCAAATCAACGACCCGAAGCAAGATTTCAAGATGCGGCACCTGGCGAGCATTGATGCCCGCGTTCGGGACCTGCTGTCCCGCAGTGGTGAGGGCGGTCCGCAGACGCTGGTGGCCGGGGACTTCAATGTTGTTCGCTCAGAGATGGATATCAAGAACTGGAAGGCCAACTACAACAAGACCTCCGGTGTCCTTGATGAAGAGATGGCCTACTTGAATGGCTGGGTCGACGCTGGTTGGTGCGATGTGGTGCGAACACTCACCGGGCCAACTCCGGGGCCCTACTCCTGGTGGTCCTGGCGCGGCAAGGCGTTTGACAATGATACTGGTTGGCGCATCGACTACCACTATGCAACACCAGGACTGGCGGTACGTGCGCTCGCAGCGAGGGTGGATCGCGCAATTTCCTGGGACACGCGGTTCTCAGATCACGCGCCGGTAGTTGTTCAGTTTGAAGCCTGATCGTCCTCGCTCGCTTCGAGTTCATCAGGATCTGCGTGCCCATCCGCATCTAATGGATGTGCCGGAATAAGGTCCCCCGTCACCGGGTTGTGTGGCCACGCCAGCGTCGCGGGTCGGCTGAGTGTGACGTAGTTCGGCCGTTTGTCAGCGTGGACTGAGTCCTTCTTAACCTTCATGACCACGGCAGGCGGATCCGCCATCCACGCCGAGACCATTAGTGCAGCTCGTGCCACAAAGTTGACCCAGAGGAGCAGTGCTGCCGCCGTAGCGATGGTAGCGATGACGGGGTCGTTAGACGCGCCCATCAGTGCCTCACCACCAAAACGGAGGGTGGTGGAAGCAACTGCAAACATGACGGCCCCAACAAGGAGGGTGCGGCGAGGCACCGCGATGCGCGCCACAAATGTCACCATCACCATGAACATGAGGAAGTCAACCAGTGAGGGAACTCCGAGACGTATGGCCCCAAAGGTGTGCGTTTCGAGGATCTCGCGGACTCCCGGGAAGACCGACACGACCCATTCTTCGAAGCGTCCGGTCATAACCGTCAGGACAGCGGTCGTGATCACTCCTAGGAAGAGCAGTATCAACCCGGCAAAGTACCGGGGGTATGCGGTCACTGCCGTGCCAGGGTAGTCAAGAAGGCCGAACATGGATCGGAGTCCGTCCACGATGTAGCGGATAATCTGCATCGCCGTCCAGAACGCAGCAACGAATGCAATGATGCCCGCGACAAGGGTCCCATTGCCCAGAGATATGTCGGAGAGATCAACAATCCCGCTCGTGCCCGTCGCCGGGTTTGCAATCAGTCCGGGAACAAACCTGTTGACCGTATCGATAACCAGAGACTGGAACGCAGCGCTTGCGGAGAAGAAGTGAGTAAAGATCACCCACGCGACCGTGACCACGGCACTGAGCGAGAAGATTGCCATATAGGAGATTGCACCCGCGGCAATTCTCCCCTTCTGCATGGAATACCGCGCCAGACCGCGTCCAATTCTGCTGTGCTGGTAGACATCAATTAGCGAGGCGATCTTCGACTTGAGGCCTTGCTGTCGCAATGCTGGCCCAATGTCCCGCACCCCTGACTTCCACTGCTTGGCGTGCACGAGGACGTACGAGACGTCCCCAGATTGAGCAACCTTGCTGTCAGGTGACTGCGCATCGGAGTCGGGGTTTGACATAGGCAAATCCGTTTCTAGGAGGAGAAGTCGAACAGCGCCGCCGAGTTGTAGGAGCCGCTTGCATCAAGGCGGTCCAGTCGGAAGCCAGGAACCATCCACGTGGCTTCGAATTCTTGCCCCAGGGCAAGGGCTGTCTCGAGCTGAGGTTCGTCTAGACCCTGAGCAAGTGTGATGTGTGCATGATAGGGGAACCGTAAGTCATACTGCAGGGGCCCCGAACGGACGTCGTCTGCGAGGTCTTCACATTGGCGCGATCCTTCCTCTACAGAGAGGAAGACAACGGGGCTGACCGGGAGGAATGTTCCGGTGCTTCTAACGGTAATCCGAAATGGATGGTGGCGCTTCGCGACAAGAGCGAGGTGCTCAAAAACGGCCTCGCGCTGATCAATGGGAACCGCGAGTGGCGGCATGATTGTGATGTGAGCGGGAACGCTTGCCCCGGCCTCGTCCCCCAGTGCCAAACGTGCTTCACTAATGCGCGATAGCCATGGTTCAGGGACCGCTATGACTACACCAAGCCAGTCTTCTGATTCATCGCGTGTGGGGAGGAACATCGAACCTCAAGACTATGGTGGGAACGGTTTGCAGGGGACTGATTGAGTCTACCCCGGCGCAGTGGGATGGTTCATCCCCACTTGTGGGACCTAGGGGTCGATGGGGGAGAATCGGTAAGCTTTGCCGTGGTGGATCCTGGCGTAGAGGTCCCAAACCGCAGGTAAATGAACGGAGCATACGTTGGATAAGCAGTCGCCGTGGCTGATTGTCGGCCTTGGCAACCCCGGTTCCACCTATCAGTTCACCCGTCACAACGTCGGTAGGGACGCTGTGACGATACTTGCCGCTAGGGAGGCCAGCAGCTTCTCAAGGGACAGGAGCGGATTGATGGTGGCTGACGCATTTCTCGGGCCGGGTCCGGGCAACGGCCGCACCTACCTCGCCTACTCGACCACCTACATGAACGTTACGGGCCCTCCCGTGGCTGCGTTTGCCCGCAGGTTCAGCATTCCAATCGAGCAGATCCTAGTAATCCACGACGACCTCGACCTCGAACCCCACACCCTCAGACTCAAGAGAGATGGGGGAGAAGGTGGACACAATGGACTGCGGTCCATATCAGCTGCTCTGGGCACCAAAGACTACTTGAGGTTACGCATCGGCATTGGACGTCCGCAGGGTCGCCAAGATGCGGCAGGCTTCGTCCTCGCGCCAATCCCAAAGGCAGAGCGAACCGAGTGGACGGTGACTGAGGAAATGGCGGCGGATGTGGCTTGTGATGTCGTGACACGCGGGTTCATCCCAACCCAGCAACTTCTACACTCGGCAAGGTAGGGACGAATGAGCGACGAACACAGCATGGAGCTCTCTGCGCTACTAGAGGTCGTCCAAAATGACGGTGCCCTTGCCGCGACCCTGCCAACTATGGCGCAACCAGGGTTTGGCACTCTAGTTATCCCCGATGGACTGCGCCCGGCAGCGGTTGCGCTTGCGGTTCAAGAGAGAGTCTCTCGGGGCGTGAAGTCACCCGTGGTCGTGGTGACGTCCTCGGGGCGCCAAGGCGCGAAGTTCGCCCAGGCAGCATCCGCCTGGACAACCGGGGTGGCCATGATGCCCTCTTGGGAGACCCTGCCGCACGAGCGACTTTCACCCCAGGTCGACACAATGGCTCGACGCGCCACTATTCTTCGTCGCCTGACCCATCCGCAGGATGATGTCCCAGGCGCGGGTCCCATCTCGGTTCTTGTGCTCCCAGTTCGAACCCTGATGCAGCCCCTCATTGCCGGAATCGGTGAGATCACTCCGGTGACCGCACACGTTGGAGACTGGATCGATCCAGGTTTACTCCAGGAGCAGCTGGTCGCACTGGGATATGAAGCAGTGGATATGGTGGAGAAGCGCGGACAGGTGGCTGTGCGTGGATCTATCGTCGACGTGTTTGTTCCCACCAGCCCCCACCCGCTCCGCCTGGAGCTCTTTGGCGACGAAGTTGAGGAAATCCGCCACTTCAACCTGTCCGACCAAAGGACCGTTGGGGACGCCGAGGGCGGACTGTGGGCGCCCCCCGCCCGAGAGTTCCTCCTCACCCAGCAGGCTCGGGCGAAAGCGCTTGCGGCGCAGTCCGACCTGCCGGGAGCGCGAGAGATACTCGAGTTGGCAGCTGAGGGAATTTATGCGCCTGGTCTTGAAGCGTTGGCGCCCTCGTTGGTGTCCGGTATGGAGATGCTCAGCGACCTGATTCCGCAGGACTCACTTTTCATCCTTGATGAGCCGGAAAAAACGCTGGCCAGGGGCACCGACCTCCTGCGCACGGCCGACGAGTTTCTCTCTGCTGCCTGGGGTAGCGCTGCCGCCGGTGGGGCGATTCCTCTCTTGGCCCAGGATGCTTCTTTTGTGCCTTTTGAGGACATATGGGGGCGCGGTCCCTCAAGGGCGTGGTGGGAGTTCACGGCGTTGCCGCCACCCGCCCTCGCCGACGCCATGGTGGATGAGCAAGACACCACCATTCCAGATCAGGGTGACAGTGGTGATGCTTCCGGTGCGTCGGTGGAAGCAGTGGTGGTTAGCCCCAGACTCGCGCGCGTCGGAGGGCGCGACGTGCAGCCCTACCGCGGTGAGTTCGATCGCGCGACAGATGACTTGCGTTCATTGGCAGGGCGTGGGTGGCGCCTCATCGTTACGGTGCCAGCTCCTGGGGCTGGTCGCCGCATTGTTGAGGTGCTGCGCGAACGTGACGTTGTTGCCCGACTGGTTGAAGATGTCACCGCTGATGATCCGGTGGGTGTGGTTGCGGTTATTCCCGCTCCGGGTAACACCGGGTTTGTCATGCACTCCGAGAACCTCGCCATTCTCACCGAGCAGGATCTGACGGGGCGTGCTGGC
This genomic stretch from Schaalia sp. JY-X169 harbors:
- a CDS encoding sugar-binding transcriptional regulator, whose protein sequence is MTTPADSAAPVAKLPTSERQRAVLRAAQLYFLDGLTQAAVAERMGCTRWTVGRLLKEGEDSGVVDIRIRHAQARVRSLEIELESRFGLADVQVVGTQETTGQTLALVAQTAADYLADIRPRPTAVALAWGRTTSAVARAAAPRWSPGTRVVQANAAPGGVDELLGSGATRLLARKAPGTVSLFDEVLENSLRGASSDISPAARRVVDEAESADVVIFSPGSIPSSSIIVKSGFLSHVELKELWELGARANVLGRLVDAEAQPVSDRLEERIPAMSLRSLAQAQWSIAVCTGPDKVTPLAATLKGRLATVLITDSQTATALLD
- the glyA gene encoding serine hydroxymethyltransferase; translated protein: MSSSLYQPLSIVDPEIHAVVEGELGRQRGTLEMIASENFVPYAVLEAQGSVLTNKYAEGYPGRRYYGGCEWVDIAEELAISRAKELFGADHVNVQPHAGAQANAAAIQALAAPGDRLLGLELAHGGHLTHGMKINFSGRFYESHSYGVDPITYLIDMDVVRDRALEVRPSVLIAGWSAYPRQLDFEAFRSIADEVGAALMVDMAHFAGLVAAGLHPNPLPYADLVTTTVHKTLGGPRSGMILTSRGEQWGRKIDSAVFPGQQGGPLMQAVAAKAVAMKIAASEEFRERQTRTLAGAKILADRLLQDDVTAEGISVLTGGTDVHLVLVDLQASPLSGADGEDLLHRVGVTINRNAVPFDPRPPRVTSGLRIGTPALATRGFQVGDFVEVSDIVATALRQGARGEVDEAGLRDRVAALASTHPLYEDIADLKVMA
- a CDS encoding bifunctional methylenetetrahydrofolate dehydrogenase/methenyltetrahydrofolate cyclohydrolase, producing the protein MRFPWLTGSAGEGGDVALPLDGSSLAARKKQQLRDRVAILKSKGVTPGLGTILVGEDPASHIYVGAKHRDCEEVGIRSIDVRLPADATQADVEAAVRRLNADPSCTAFIVQLPLPDHIDESAILHLMDPAKDADGLHPYNLGLLVEDIAGTSQAPQPCTPRGVVELLRDNGVELRGARVCVVGRGLTTGRPLGLMLGQRSVGATAVLCHTGTRDLRAEMRAADVIIAAAGVPDLVTAEDVKPGAAVVDVGVSRRDGKIAGDVADGVQFVAGWLSPNPGGVGPMTRVMLLENVVHQAELQA
- a CDS encoding cation diffusion facilitator family transporter, whose translation is MSNTPGDLPAPSHGHSHTHATATMSRKRLAWALGVTASILFVEIVGAIWSGSLALLADAGHMATDSIGLVVALFAAHLMTRPRTDKWTWGFARLEILAAGLQAGLLIVLCGFIGWEAVGRFMNPTAVEAGPMLLVGVIGLVANVISMSILFGGRGASLNMKAAFLEVSADALGSVAVIVAALVLMWTGWPYADSLASLLIAIMIAARAVAILRQSVDILLEKTPSGLDLNEVRKRICENPAVRQVHDLHVSSIGTGLNILTAHVIVSEECVSSGQTVEVLHDLQEALKSGFDVDLNHVTLQIDSDLHASHEDLAH
- a CDS encoding exodeoxyribonuclease III, producing the protein MTSTSFSVASVNVNGIRAAYRKGMGQWIEEAQPDVLLLQEVRAEEKIAADLLGDQFDTFIAPSLIKGRAGVGVAVAKDSTKIGLAPGAQHTIGLAQQEELVDSGRWIEVDLVTASGLPLRMVSAYFHSGQINDPKQDFKMRHLASIDARVRDLLSRSGEGGPQTLVAGDFNVVRSEMDIKNWKANYNKTSGVLDEEMAYLNGWVDAGWCDVVRTLTGPTPGPYSWWSWRGKAFDNDTGWRIDYHYATPGLAVRALAARVDRAISWDTRFSDHAPVVVQFEA
- a CDS encoding YihY/virulence factor BrkB family protein: MSNPDSDAQSPDSKVAQSGDVSYVLVHAKQWKSGVRDIGPALRQQGLKSKIASLIDVYQHSRIGRGLARYSMQKGRIAAGAISYMAIFSLSAVVTVAWVIFTHFFSASAAFQSLVIDTVNRFVPGLIANPATGTSGIVDLSDISLGNGTLVAGIIAFVAAFWTAMQIIRYIVDGLRSMFGLLDYPGTAVTAYPRYFAGLILLFLGVITTAVLTVMTGRFEEWVVSVFPGVREILETHTFGAIRLGVPSLVDFLMFMVMVTFVARIAVPRRTLLVGAVMFAVASTTLRFGGEALMGASNDPVIATIATAAALLLWVNFVARAALMVSAWMADPPAVVMKVKKDSVHADKRPNYVTLSRPATLAWPHNPVTGDLIPAHPLDADGHADPDELEASEDDQASN
- a CDS encoding 2'-5' RNA ligase family protein, which produces MFLPTRDESEDWLGVVIAVPEPWLSRISEARLALGDEAGASVPAHITIMPPLAVPIDQREAVFEHLALVAKRHHPFRITVRSTGTFLPVSPVVFLSVEEGSRQCEDLADDVRSGPLQYDLRFPYHAHITLAQGLDEPQLETALALGQEFEATWMVPGFRLDRLDASGSYNSAALFDFSS
- the pth gene encoding aminoacyl-tRNA hydrolase translates to MDKQSPWLIVGLGNPGSTYQFTRHNVGRDAVTILAAREASSFSRDRSGLMVADAFLGPGPGNGRTYLAYSTTYMNVTGPPVAAFARRFSIPIEQILVIHDDLDLEPHTLRLKRDGGEGGHNGLRSISAALGTKDYLRLRIGIGRPQGRQDAAGFVLAPIPKAERTEWTVTEEMAADVACDVVTRGFIPTQQLLHSAR